The following are encoded together in the Bradyrhizobium sp. CCGUVB1N3 genome:
- the nhaD gene encoding sodium:proton antiporter NhaD, whose product MLIAIAAIFVVAYAAIALEHPLGISKSAAALIGAVLLWTVYAVTIGDHPLVGHQLDESVAATAQIVFFLIGAMTIVEVIDAHDGFEVITSRIHTTSQVQLMWLVGFVAFFLSAVLDNLTTTIVMVSLIQRLIARRDDRLLFASLIVIAANAGGAWTVIGDVTTTMLWIGGQVSPVNIMGAVFPASLVNLLVPLAFISYSLRGKTIAPPPREDRLQGVELFERNLMFFLGLGVLIAVPAFKTLTHLPPFMGVLLGLGIVWLVGEIIHRDKDEHVRKPLTLAHALTRIDMSSIVFFVGILLAVACLEHAGLLTMLARWLETTIGRQDIIVILLGLLSAIIDNVPLVAATMGMYDLAHYPPDSFIWEFIAYCAGTGGSILIIGSAAGVAAMGLEKIEFFWYARRIAGPALAGYLAGAVVYIAQHAAMH is encoded by the coding sequence TTGCTGATCGCGATCGCCGCCATCTTCGTCGTTGCCTACGCGGCGATCGCGCTCGAACATCCGCTCGGCATTAGCAAGAGTGCGGCGGCGCTGATCGGCGCGGTTCTGCTCTGGACGGTGTACGCGGTCACGATCGGCGACCACCCCCTAGTCGGACATCAGCTCGACGAATCCGTCGCCGCCACGGCGCAGATCGTGTTCTTCCTGATCGGCGCCATGACGATCGTCGAGGTCATCGACGCCCACGATGGCTTCGAGGTCATCACCTCGCGAATCCACACCACGAGCCAGGTTCAGCTCATGTGGCTGGTCGGATTCGTGGCATTCTTCCTGAGTGCGGTTCTGGACAATCTGACGACCACCATCGTCATGGTCTCGCTGATCCAGAGACTGATCGCCAGGCGCGATGACCGCCTGCTATTCGCCTCCCTCATCGTAATCGCCGCGAATGCCGGCGGCGCCTGGACGGTGATCGGCGACGTGACCACGACCATGCTGTGGATCGGCGGACAAGTCTCGCCGGTGAACATCATGGGCGCGGTATTTCCGGCTTCGCTCGTCAACCTGCTCGTGCCGCTCGCGTTCATCAGCTATTCGCTAAGGGGCAAGACGATTGCCCCGCCGCCGCGGGAAGACCGGCTGCAAGGCGTCGAGCTATTCGAGCGCAACTTGATGTTCTTCCTTGGGCTCGGTGTGCTGATCGCCGTGCCCGCCTTCAAGACGCTCACGCATCTGCCGCCCTTCATGGGTGTTCTGCTCGGGCTCGGCATCGTCTGGCTGGTCGGCGAGATCATCCATCGCGACAAGGACGAGCACGTGCGGAAGCCCCTCACACTCGCGCATGCGCTGACCCGGATCGACATGAGCTCGATCGTGTTCTTCGTCGGCATCCTGCTCGCGGTCGCCTGCCTCGAGCATGCCGGCCTCCTGACGATGCTGGCGAGATGGCTGGAGACCACGATCGGCCGCCAGGACATCATCGTCATCCTGCTTGGCCTGCTCAGCGCCATTATCGACAACGTGCCGCTCGTCGCCGCGACCATGGGCATGTACGACCTCGCGCACTACCCGCCCGACAGCTTCATCTGGGAGTTCATCGCCTATTGCGCCGGCACCGGCGGCTCGATCCTGATCATCGGCTCGGCCGCGGGCGTCGCTGCCATGGGGCTCGAGAAGATCGAGTTCTTCTGGTACGCCCGCCGCATCGCAGGACCGGCGCTCGCCGGATATCTGGCCGGGGCCGTGGTCTATATCGCGCAGCACGCAGCGATGCAT
- a CDS encoding NAD(P)-dependent oxidoreductase encodes MAKVAFLGLGVMGFPMAGHLVKKGGHEVTVYNRTAAKAKEWADKFGGKTAATPKAAAEGQDFVMCCVGNDNDLRAVTIGPDGAFAGMKKGATFVDHTTASAEVARELDAAATKGGFKFVDAPVSGGQAGAENGILTVMCGGAADAYAGAEPVIVAYARMCKLLGPAGSGQLTKMVNQICIAGLVQGLSEGIHFAKKSGLDVAAVIDTISKGAAQSWQMENRYKTMNDDKYDFGFAVEWMRKDLSICIAEARRNGANLPVTALVDQFYAEVEKMGGKRWDTSSLLARLQR; translated from the coding sequence ATGGCTAAAGTCGCTTTCCTCGGTCTCGGCGTCATGGGCTTCCCCATGGCCGGCCACCTCGTCAAGAAGGGTGGCCATGAGGTCACCGTCTACAACCGCACCGCGGCCAAGGCGAAGGAATGGGCGGACAAGTTCGGCGGCAAGACCGCAGCGACACCAAAAGCTGCAGCCGAGGGCCAGGACTTCGTGATGTGCTGCGTCGGCAACGACAACGACCTGCGCGCCGTGACGATCGGTCCCGACGGCGCGTTTGCCGGCATGAAGAAGGGCGCGACCTTCGTCGACCACACCACCGCCTCCGCCGAAGTCGCGCGCGAGCTTGACGCGGCCGCCACCAAGGGTGGCTTCAAATTCGTCGATGCCCCCGTCTCCGGCGGACAGGCTGGCGCCGAGAACGGCATCCTGACCGTGATGTGCGGCGGTGCCGCTGACGCCTATGCCGGTGCCGAGCCGGTCATCGTGGCCTATGCGCGGATGTGCAAGCTGCTGGGGCCTGCGGGCTCCGGACAGCTCACCAAGATGGTCAACCAGATCTGCATCGCAGGCCTCGTCCAGGGCCTCTCCGAAGGTATTCACTTCGCCAAGAAGTCGGGCCTCGACGTTGCCGCCGTGATCGACACCATCTCCAAGGGCGCGGCGCAGTCCTGGCAGATGGAGAACCGCTACAAGACCATGAACGATGACAAGTACGATTTCGGATTCGCCGTCGAATGGATGCGCAAGGACCTCTCGATCTGCATCGCGGAAGCCCGCCGCAACGGCGCGAACCTGCCGGTGACCGCGCTCGTTGACCAGTTCTATGCCGAAGTCGAGAAGATGGGCGGCAAGCGCTGGGATACGTCGAGCCTGCTGGCGCGGCTGCAACGCTGA
- a CDS encoding VOC family protein, whose product MAVSVGVLDHFNIRTRKLAETVRFYEDVLGLENGPRPNFAFPGAWMYSEGRPVVHLVDISPTGEAQKPDSGVVHHVAFVSRGFDGMRQRLSGKGMKFESRQVPGGDLWQIFVHDPNGVMIELNYEAAEEQGAEAPVETAGDIGRQ is encoded by the coding sequence ATGGCCGTGAGCGTTGGGGTGCTCGATCATTTCAACATCCGGACCCGGAAATTGGCCGAGACCGTCCGCTTCTACGAGGACGTGCTGGGCCTCGAGAACGGCCCGCGGCCGAATTTCGCTTTCCCGGGGGCGTGGATGTACAGCGAGGGCAGGCCGGTGGTGCATCTCGTCGACATTTCCCCGACGGGCGAGGCTCAAAAGCCCGATTCAGGCGTTGTCCATCATGTTGCCTTCGTCAGCCGCGGTTTCGACGGCATGAGGCAGCGCCTGAGCGGCAAGGGCATGAAATTCGAATCCCGGCAGGTGCCCGGCGGCGACCTCTGGCAGATCTTCGTGCACGACCCCAACGGGGTCATGATCGAGCTGAATTACGAGGCGGCCGAGGAGCAGGGGGCGGAGGCCCCGGTCGAGACGGCCGGCGATATCGGCAGGCAGTAG
- a CDS encoding Mrp/NBP35 family ATP-binding protein translates to MSVTQQQVLDSLSRIKSPRGVALTNANVLSAISASDGKVFFSINVDAAEARAWEQVRAEAEAAVRAIPGVTTAMVALTAERKPGSAPPPPPSRGAPGVQPAHTHRPPQGGTSPMSRQAEIPGVAAVIAVASGKGGVGKSTTALNLALGLRDLGLKVGLLDADIYGPSVPRLTGLHAKPELNEERKMIPLKRFGLSIMSIGFLVEEETAMIWRGPMVMSAVTQMLRDVEWGKLDVLVVDMPPGTGDAQLTLAQNVPLKGAVIVSTPQDLSLIDARRGLAMFKKVNVPVLGIVENMSYFQCPHCGTKSDIFGHGGARHEAEKLAVPFLGEIPLHMAIRETSDAGKPVVDSEPDGPHAAIYRAIAGHIRDQLKSVISTG, encoded by the coding sequence TTGAGCGTGACGCAGCAGCAGGTTCTCGACAGCCTCAGCCGGATCAAATCGCCGCGCGGGGTCGCGCTCACCAATGCCAATGTGCTGAGTGCGATCAGTGCCAGTGACGGCAAGGTGTTCTTCTCGATCAATGTCGATGCCGCGGAGGCGCGGGCCTGGGAGCAGGTCCGGGCCGAGGCCGAGGCCGCCGTGCGCGCCATTCCCGGCGTCACCACGGCCATGGTGGCGCTGACCGCCGAGCGCAAGCCGGGCAGCGCACCACCGCCGCCGCCGAGCCGCGGTGCGCCGGGGGTACAGCCGGCCCATACCCATCGGCCGCCGCAGGGCGGCACCTCGCCGATGTCGCGCCAGGCCGAGATTCCGGGCGTCGCCGCCGTCATCGCGGTCGCCTCGGGCAAGGGCGGGGTCGGCAAGTCGACCACCGCGCTCAACCTGGCGCTCGGCCTGCGCGACCTCGGCCTCAAGGTTGGGCTGCTAGATGCCGACATCTACGGTCCCTCGGTGCCGCGGCTGACGGGCCTGCACGCCAAGCCCGAGCTGAACGAGGAGCGGAAGATGATTCCGCTGAAGCGTTTTGGCCTGTCGATCATGTCGATCGGATTCCTGGTCGAGGAAGAGACCGCGATGATCTGGCGCGGGCCGATGGTGATGTCGGCGGTGACGCAGATGCTGCGCGACGTCGAGTGGGGCAAGCTCGACGTCCTGGTCGTCGACATGCCGCCGGGGACGGGCGATGCGCAGCTCACGCTCGCGCAAAACGTGCCCCTGAAGGGCGCCGTCATTGTCTCGACCCCGCAGGATCTGTCGCTGATCGACGCGCGGCGGGGCCTTGCCATGTTCAAGAAAGTGAACGTCCCTGTGCTCGGCATCGTCGAGAACATGAGCTATTTCCAGTGCCCGCATTGCGGCACGAAATCGGACATTTTCGGCCATGGCGGAGCGCGCCACGAGGCCGAGAAGCTCGCCGTCCCGTTCCTTGGCGAAATCCCCTTGCACATGGCGATTCGCGAGACCTCGGATGCCGGAAAACCGGTGGTCGACAGCGAGCCGGATGGGCCCCATGCGGCGATCTATCGCGCTATCGCGGGCCACATCCGGGACCAGCTCAAGTCCGTGATTTCCACGGGCTAA
- a CDS encoding TRAP transporter substrate-binding protein, with amino-acid sequence MKRRDFLKVSAAGAAATAVASPAIAQSSPEVKWRLTSSFPKSLDTIYGGAEQLAKYVAEMTDNKFQIQVFAAGEVVPGLQALDATSNGTVEMSHTVSYYYVGKDPTFAIYASVPFGLNARQQNSWWYQGGGAELGNEFFKKSNVIGFPCGNTGTQMGGWFRKEIKTVADLSGLKFRIGGIAGQVLQKVGVVPQQLAGGDIYPALEKGTIDAAEWVGPYDDEKLGFAKVAKYYYYPGFWEGGPMVHAFANLDKWNALPKSYQAILTNATANANSWMAARYDMQNPAALKRLVAGGTQLRPFTNEVLEACLKATNELWAEISAKNPDFKKSIDAMQAYRSDEYLWWQVAEYTYDSFMIRSRTRG; translated from the coding sequence ATGAAGCGTCGTGATTTCTTGAAAGTGTCGGCAGCAGGCGCGGCGGCGACCGCGGTGGCCTCGCCGGCGATTGCGCAGTCCTCGCCCGAGGTGAAGTGGCGCCTGACGTCGAGCTTTCCGAAATCGCTCGATACCATCTATGGCGGCGCCGAGCAGCTGGCGAAGTACGTCGCCGAGATGACCGACAACAAGTTCCAGATCCAGGTGTTCGCGGCCGGCGAAGTCGTCCCGGGCCTGCAGGCGCTGGATGCGACCTCCAACGGCACGGTCGAGATGAGCCACACCGTGTCCTACTATTACGTCGGCAAGGACCCGACGTTCGCGATCTACGCCTCGGTGCCGTTCGGCCTCAACGCGCGCCAGCAGAACTCCTGGTGGTACCAGGGCGGCGGCGCCGAGCTCGGCAACGAGTTCTTCAAGAAGTCGAACGTGATCGGCTTCCCCTGCGGCAACACCGGCACGCAGATGGGCGGCTGGTTCCGCAAGGAGATCAAGACGGTCGCCGATCTCTCGGGCCTGAAATTCCGCATCGGCGGCATCGCCGGCCAGGTGCTCCAGAAGGTCGGCGTGGTGCCGCAGCAGCTCGCCGGCGGCGACATCTATCCGGCGCTGGAAAAGGGCACCATCGACGCGGCCGAGTGGGTCGGCCCGTATGACGACGAGAAGCTCGGCTTCGCCAAGGTCGCGAAGTACTATTACTATCCGGGCTTCTGGGAGGGCGGTCCGATGGTCCATGCCTTCGCTAACCTGGACAAGTGGAACGCGCTGCCGAAGAGCTATCAGGCGATCCTCACCAATGCGACGGCCAACGCCAATAGCTGGATGGCCGCGCGCTACGACATGCAAAACCCGGCTGCGTTGAAACGGCTGGTGGCCGGCGGCACCCAGCTCCGTCCCTTCACCAACGAAGTGCTGGAAGCCTGCCTCAAGGCAACCAACGAGTTGTGGGCCGAGATTTCGGCCAAGAACCCCGACTTCAAGAAGTCGATCGACGCCATGCAGGCCTACCGCTCGGATGAATATCTGTGGTGGCAGGTTGCCGAATACACCTACGACAGCTTCATGATCCGCTCGCGCACCCGCGGCTGA
- a CDS encoding TRAP transporter substrate-binding protein, with translation MKRRDFIKVTGLGAAGAATLAAPAIAQSMPEIKWRMPTSWPKSLDTLYGGAEMMCKMVAEATDNKFQIQIFAAGEIVPGLQVLDAVQNATCEIGHTASYYYFGKDPTFTFGSSVPFGPNMRINQAWYMLGGGREVLNEFYKSYNVISLLAGNTGCQMGGWFRKEVNTPGDLEGMKFRIGGFAGRALQKLGVVPQQLAGGDIYPALEKGTIDAAEWVGPYDDEKLGFYKIAPHYYYPGWWEGGPMLLAFVNLDKWNALPKYYQSVLEQAGHYANNYMMARYDQANPMALRKLLANGAKLHAFPPPVMDACYKAAKELHAEVSATNPNFKKVYESLTKFSNDGYAWFQVAEVGYDIFMARRAQG, from the coding sequence ATGAAAAGAAGAGACTTCATCAAAGTCACCGGACTTGGCGCTGCAGGCGCCGCCACGCTCGCCGCTCCCGCCATCGCGCAATCGATGCCGGAGATCAAATGGCGCATGCCGACGAGCTGGCCGAAATCGCTCGATACGCTTTATGGCGGCGCCGAGATGATGTGCAAGATGGTCGCGGAGGCGACCGACAACAAATTCCAGATCCAGATCTTCGCGGCCGGCGAGATCGTGCCGGGCCTGCAGGTGCTCGACGCCGTGCAGAACGCGACATGCGAGATCGGTCACACCGCGTCCTACTATTACTTCGGCAAGGACCCGACCTTCACCTTCGGCTCGTCGGTGCCGTTCGGTCCCAACATGCGCATCAACCAGGCCTGGTACATGCTGGGCGGCGGACGCGAAGTGCTCAACGAGTTCTACAAGAGCTACAACGTGATCTCGCTGCTGGCGGGCAACACGGGTTGCCAGATGGGCGGCTGGTTCAGGAAAGAGGTCAACACGCCCGGCGATCTCGAGGGCATGAAATTCCGCATCGGCGGCTTTGCCGGCCGCGCGCTGCAGAAGCTCGGCGTGGTGCCGCAGCAGCTTGCCGGCGGCGACATCTATCCGGCGCTGGAGAAGGGCACCATCGACGCCGCCGAATGGGTCGGTCCCTACGATGACGAGAAGCTCGGCTTCTACAAGATCGCGCCGCACTACTACTATCCCGGCTGGTGGGAAGGCGGCCCGATGCTGCTCGCCTTCGTCAACCTCGACAAATGGAATGCGCTGCCGAAGTACTATCAGAGCGTTCTGGAGCAGGCCGGCCACTACGCCAACAACTACATGATGGCGCGCTACGACCAGGCCAATCCGATGGCACTGCGCAAGCTGCTTGCGAACGGCGCCAAGCTTCATGCCTTCCCGCCGCCGGTCATGGACGCCTGCTACAAGGCGGCGAAGGAGCTGCATGCCGAGGTCAGCGCGACCAACCCCAACTTCAAGAAGGTCTACGAGTCCCTGACCAAGTTCTCGAACGACGGCTACGCATGGTTCCAGGTCGCCGAGGTCGGCTACGACATCTTCATGGCGCGTCGCGCGCAGGGCTGA
- a CDS encoding PadR family transcriptional regulator encodes MTEQNQVQLKKGALELCVLALLARGESYAYEIASALAAGVGMGEGTIYPLMRRMQDDGLVDTRLAESNSGPPRKYYRLTAAGRAAFAAQKREWQTFTDAVNKLLGER; translated from the coding sequence ATGACCGAACAGAATCAGGTCCAGCTCAAGAAGGGCGCGCTCGAATTGTGCGTGCTGGCGCTGCTCGCGCGCGGCGAGAGCTATGCCTACGAGATTGCCAGCGCGTTGGCAGCCGGCGTCGGCATGGGCGAAGGCACGATCTACCCGCTGATGCGGCGGATGCAGGATGACGGGCTGGTCGATACCCGCCTTGCCGAATCGAACAGCGGCCCGCCCCGCAAATACTATCGACTCACAGCGGCCGGCCGCGCCGCCTTCGCAGCGCAGAAGCGCGAGTGGCAAACGTTCACCGATGCCGTCAACAAGTTGCTGGGAGAGCGCTGA
- a CDS encoding DUF1700 domain-containing protein, whose amino-acid sequence MNRVAFLTILNDGLAGLPAREIDDIIADYMSYFDEAEASGRSEAEVAAALGDPRRLARELRAETGLRHWENHRSLGNSAAALLALGGLATVDILFLLPLLLAVTLIMLVIGLVVFALGIVGIGLLLSLVKIGHFASIAAMVLRAVAGIGLIAGSVGGGALLLLGLNAAVKMLGNYARLHYRLLKPEHDPI is encoded by the coding sequence ATGAACCGCGTCGCCTTCTTGACCATCCTCAATGACGGGCTCGCCGGGCTCCCGGCGCGGGAGATCGACGACATCATCGCCGACTACATGTCCTATTTCGACGAAGCCGAGGCCTCCGGGCGAAGCGAGGCCGAGGTGGCTGCGGCACTGGGCGATCCGCGGCGGCTGGCGCGCGAGCTGCGCGCCGAAACCGGACTGCGCCACTGGGAAAATCATCGCAGCCTGGGTAATTCGGCCGCCGCACTGCTGGCGCTTGGCGGATTGGCCACGGTCGACATTCTGTTCCTGCTACCGCTGCTGCTCGCCGTGACGCTGATCATGCTGGTGATCGGCCTCGTCGTCTTCGCGCTCGGCATCGTCGGCATCGGATTGCTGCTGAGTCTCGTGAAGATCGGGCACTTCGCCTCGATCGCCGCGATGGTGCTGCGCGCGGTGGCGGGCATCGGGTTGATCGCCGGCAGCGTCGGAGGCGGCGCGCTGCTGCTGCTGGGACTCAACGCCGCGGTGAAGATGCTCGGGAATTACGCCCGGCTGCACTACCGGCTGCTCAAGCCGGAACACGACCCGATTTAA
- a CDS encoding GIN domain-containing protein, giving the protein MNRRLAGIALVSLSIAAACGIVTVLTSATDWINGDYRSWASPLRTCGSAKNTGSGERRTVDLDWAGSDAVNIKIPAQVHYQPGPKPQASVSGNADLVSHARLRDGTLQWDTVEWDNLVDCFPASDLVVQLAGPAVTAWTLNGSGDLDLSRVKQDLLRITIHGSGVVTASGEVHEVALDAAGSGRVDLSRLVTQKTTANVHGSSDLKLADIKQDVLRIAMHGSGGVTASGAVNELSLESAGSGRADLGRLIAERANAQIHGSADVDLAPRQDADISVSGSGVVRLHGAVARLNSHVSGSAQIKQVP; this is encoded by the coding sequence ATGAACAGACGTCTTGCAGGAATTGCGCTGGTGTCGCTGAGCATTGCGGCCGCGTGCGGGATAGTCACGGTTTTGACTTCGGCAACGGACTGGATCAACGGCGACTACCGATCCTGGGCCAGCCCGTTGCGGACCTGCGGATCGGCGAAAAACACCGGCTCGGGCGAGCGCCGCACCGTCGATCTCGATTGGGCCGGGAGCGACGCGGTCAACATCAAGATTCCGGCGCAGGTGCATTATCAGCCTGGGCCCAAGCCACAGGCCAGCGTCAGCGGTAACGCCGATCTGGTCAGTCATGCGCGGCTGCGCGATGGCACGCTGCAATGGGACACGGTGGAGTGGGACAATCTGGTCGACTGTTTTCCGGCGAGCGATCTCGTCGTCCAACTCGCTGGCCCCGCCGTCACCGCATGGACGTTGAATGGTTCGGGTGACCTCGACCTCTCCCGCGTCAAGCAGGATCTGCTGCGCATCACCATACACGGCAGCGGCGTCGTCACGGCAAGCGGCGAGGTCCACGAGGTTGCACTCGATGCCGCTGGCTCCGGTCGGGTCGATCTCAGCCGGCTCGTCACACAGAAGACCACCGCGAATGTCCACGGCAGCTCGGATCTCAAGCTCGCCGACATCAAGCAGGACGTGCTTCGTATCGCGATGCATGGCAGCGGCGGCGTCACAGCCAGCGGAGCGGTCAATGAGCTGTCGCTCGAGTCCGCCGGCTCCGGCCGCGCCGACCTTGGCCGGCTGATCGCCGAACGGGCCAACGCACAAATACACGGCAGCGCCGACGTCGACCTCGCGCCGCGCCAGGATGCCGATATTTCCGTCTCCGGCAGTGGGGTGGTGAGACTGCATGGCGCCGTGGCGCGGCTTAATTCGCACGTGTCGGGTTCAGCGCAAATCAAGCAGGTGCCGTAA
- a CDS encoding alpha/beta fold hydrolase, with translation MKRWIPRITKASLLAVTVLAVLAGSGLGFRAYRQNVSARVLAIQSPNGIQEGMYVKIGGIDQWIQIRGEDRGNPVILFVHGGPGASTIPISSSWQPWEKYFTVVQWDQRGAGRTLRMTGESIAATMTLAQMTEDGVEVAEYLRAHLHKDRIVLIGHSWGSFLGIHIVKQRPDLFYAYVGTGQVVGKQTFEKQFELTVTHLKALAQAANNRVALTELASISPSPGWDPAKHDIMQKWEKLLPLPSIEAFQLVSPIPPPFMPDFSLLDWYYWRRGVAFSATQLRGRNGPMLQSDLWSLGTDFSIPLFFFEGTEDFNTPIEPVYAYFQQMKAPQKEFVRFEGADHFIPLDRPDEFLTQLIKHIRPLVGLSDG, from the coding sequence ATGAAACGATGGATCCCGAGGATTACCAAGGCCAGCTTGCTTGCAGTGACCGTCCTGGCGGTTTTGGCAGGCTCAGGACTTGGATTTCGCGCTTATCGCCAGAACGTCAGCGCACGTGTCCTCGCGATTCAATCTCCAAACGGCATCCAGGAGGGAATGTACGTCAAAATCGGCGGCATCGATCAATGGATTCAGATACGCGGCGAAGATCGCGGCAATCCGGTTATCCTCTTTGTTCACGGTGGTCCGGGTGCTTCGACCATTCCGATCTCGTCGAGCTGGCAGCCGTGGGAAAAATATTTCACGGTCGTTCAATGGGACCAGCGTGGCGCTGGACGTACCCTTCGCATGACCGGCGAATCGATTGCGGCGACCATGACTTTGGCGCAAATGACGGAGGACGGCGTCGAAGTGGCGGAGTATCTTCGAGCGCATCTTCACAAGGACAGGATTGTCTTGATCGGGCACTCATGGGGCTCGTTTCTCGGCATTCATATTGTCAAACAACGCCCGGACCTGTTTTATGCGTATGTTGGCACTGGGCAAGTCGTCGGCAAGCAAACCTTCGAAAAGCAGTTCGAGCTCACCGTTACTCATCTGAAGGCACTGGCGCAGGCCGCAAACAATAGGGTGGCGTTGACGGAGCTGGCATCTATTTCCCCATCCCCAGGTTGGGATCCAGCCAAGCATGACATCATGCAAAAGTGGGAAAAACTGCTACCCCTTCCTTCGATCGAGGCATTCCAGCTCGTCAGCCCCATCCCGCCGCCTTTCATGCCGGATTTTTCGCTGCTCGATTGGTACTATTGGCGAAGAGGCGTTGCGTTTTCAGCGACGCAGCTGCGCGGGAGGAACGGGCCAATGCTTCAGAGCGACCTGTGGTCTCTAGGCACCGATTTTTCGATTCCGCTGTTCTTTTTCGAAGGCACAGAAGATTTCAATACGCCGATTGAGCCTGTCTACGCATACTTTCAACAAATGAAGGCGCCACAAAAGGAGTTCGTGCGGTTCGAGGGCGCTGACCATTTTATTCCATTGGATCGCCCCGATGAGTTTCTAACGCAATTGATAAAGCACATTCGGCCGCTAGTTGGACTGTCGGATGGGTAG
- a CDS encoding GNAT family N-acetyltransferase, with the protein MGQTALTVFREIAETDFDDVADALIEMQAHYRVHCPTRGSIIDGLKSRPVGSRILLACENDGIAGFACFSAIYPGPGLTSGFFLKELYVRQDRRKAGLGKRLMARLAAMARQEGHDRIDWTVDADDLRLQQFYEMLGGRALPKKQFFRLAGTKLTELAGM; encoded by the coding sequence ATGGGCCAAACTGCTCTGACGGTTTTCAGGGAGATTGCGGAAACCGATTTCGATGACGTGGCCGATGCGCTGATCGAGATGCAAGCTCATTATCGCGTCCACTGTCCCACCCGGGGCTCGATCATTGACGGGCTGAAGTCGAGGCCCGTGGGATCGCGAATTCTACTTGCTTGTGAGAACGATGGGATCGCTGGTTTTGCATGCTTTAGCGCCATCTATCCTGGGCCTGGATTGACATCAGGATTTTTCCTGAAAGAGCTCTACGTTCGTCAAGATCGACGCAAGGCTGGATTAGGGAAACGGCTTATGGCGCGACTGGCCGCAATGGCTCGGCAAGAGGGCCACGATCGCATCGATTGGACCGTCGATGCAGATGATCTACGACTTCAACAATTCTACGAGATGCTCGGAGGGCGCGCGCTTCCGAAGAAACAGTTCTTCCGACTGGCCGGCACAAAGCTGACGGAGCTGGCTGGAATGTAA
- a CDS encoding acyltransferase family protein has protein sequence MSRLTTAIPSSERLHALDAVRGFALLLGIVLHATLSFVPAPTRFWFIQDTHQSMTLGLLFFAIHVFRMTTFFLMAGFFARMSFHRRGISGFVRDRLQRIGLPLVIGWPIVFTPMALIVIWASGFPNGGPVSGGRGWPPVLPNFPLAHLWFLYVLLEFYVAMLLLRSALVWLDASGALRTILDRLFARIMRNPLAPLVLAIPIGIAFSLDQTWISVMGIRTPDQSLVTNLQAWIGFGIAFGIGWLLHRQRDLLRFLEQRWLSHLMLALGLILICFVLAGVMTSAPGAPKLPVGSDTLRLVAAILYAPAIWISTFAAIGLALRFMSTFSPTRRYLADASYWLYLIHMPIVMALQVAVSQLDWPWPIKFATILGVAILVMLASYHLLVRFTIIGVVLNGRRAPREATPAAAVAGPAAP, from the coding sequence ATGTCCCGTTTGACCACCGCCATCCCCTCATCGGAACGGTTGCACGCCCTCGATGCGGTCAGGGGATTCGCCCTGCTGCTCGGCATTGTCCTGCACGCGACATTGTCATTCGTCCCTGCCCCGACCAGGTTCTGGTTCATCCAGGACACCCATCAAAGCATGACCCTGGGCCTGCTGTTCTTCGCCATCCACGTCTTCCGGATGACGACCTTCTTCCTGATGGCGGGCTTCTTCGCCCGCATGAGTTTTCATCGCCGGGGGATCTCGGGCTTCGTCAGGGACAGGTTGCAGAGGATCGGGCTGCCGCTCGTGATCGGCTGGCCGATCGTATTTACGCCCATGGCTCTGATCGTGATCTGGGCCTCGGGGTTTCCGAACGGCGGTCCGGTCTCCGGCGGACGCGGCTGGCCGCCGGTGCTGCCGAATTTCCCCCTCGCCCATCTCTGGTTTCTCTATGTGTTGCTGGAGTTCTATGTCGCCATGCTTCTGCTGCGCAGCGCCCTCGTTTGGCTCGATGCGTCCGGCGCTCTGCGAACGATCCTTGACCGTCTCTTCGCACGGATCATGCGAAATCCGCTGGCACCCCTGGTTCTGGCGATCCCGATCGGCATCGCCTTCAGCCTCGACCAAACATGGATCAGCGTAATGGGGATCAGGACGCCGGATCAATCGCTCGTCACCAACCTGCAGGCTTGGATCGGTTTCGGCATCGCATTCGGCATCGGCTGGCTGTTGCATCGGCAGCGCGATCTGCTGCGGTTTCTCGAGCAGCGCTGGCTGTCGCACCTCATGCTGGCGCTCGGCCTGATCCTGATCTGTTTCGTGCTTGCCGGCGTGATGACGTCCGCGCCGGGTGCGCCAAAACTGCCGGTTGGCTCCGACACGCTCAGGCTCGTCGCCGCCATCCTGTATGCCCCGGCGATATGGATTTCGACGTTCGCGGCCATCGGCCTCGCGCTCCGCTTCATGTCCACCTTCAGTCCGACGCGCCGCTACCTCGCCGATGCGTCCTACTGGCTCTATCTGATCCACATGCCGATCGTGATGGCGCTGCAGGTCGCGGTGTCGCAGCTCGACTGGCCCTGGCCGATCAAGTTTGCGACCATTCTCGGCGTTGCGATTCTTGTGATGCTGGCGAGCTATCACCTGCTGGTGCGCTTCACCATCATCGGCGTGGTGCTGAATGGCCGCCGCGCGCCCCGCGAAGCGACGCCCGCCGCCGCGGTTGCCGGCCCCGCCGCGCCATGA